Proteins found in one Oncorhynchus mykiss isolate Arlee chromosome 17, USDA_OmykA_1.1, whole genome shotgun sequence genomic segment:
- the vig-2 gene encoding VIG-2 protein isoform X1, translating into MTVNASRGSVTRPMSKTNYDATDGFSPAAKDNVDGDFTELIKNFHHLNMSGDEKMDWADQEVGVTCCQEEEHNEEMEWMTSRNPSFCIWRERKDEEDRL; encoded by the exons ATGACAGTCAACGCTAGTCGTGGGTCAGTGACGCGGCCCATGTCAAAAACA AATTATGACGCGACAGATGGTTTTTCCCCTGCAGCAAAGGACAATGTGGATGGA GATTTTACAGAGCTCATCAAAAACTTCCACCATCTGAACATGTCTGGAGATGAGAAGATGGACTGG GCTGATCAGGAAGTGGGAGTGACCTGCTGCCAGGAAGAGGAGCACAATGAGGAAATGGAATGG ATGACCTCAAGAAATCCCAGCTTCTGCATctggagagaaagaaaagatGAGGAAGACCGCCTTTAA
- the vig-2 gene encoding VIG-2 protein, protein MSGDEKMDWADQEVGVTCCQEEEHNEEMEWMTSRNPSFCIWRERKDEEDRL, encoded by the exons ATGTCTGGAGATGAGAAGATGGACTGG GCTGATCAGGAAGTGGGAGTGACCTGCTGCCAGGAAGAGGAGCACAATGAGGAAATGGAATGG ATGACCTCAAGAAATCCCAGCTTCTGCATctggagagaaagaaaagatGAGGAAGACCGCCTTTAA